The genomic interval TGTTGTGAATCCCCAAGGACTGTCTGACCCCAGTTCAGGAGACAGGTGTTTAGCACAGACCCGCTAAATTAACCACCAGCCCATTGTTCAGAGCCAAGCGTTACCTTCCTGACTCGCTGGTCCTTGTGCTTCGGGTTTATTTCCTGGTGAGGTGAAGGGGACGGGTCTGAACATCCCCCCTTTTTCGGGCAGAGGTTCCCGGGGGCGTTTCTTtccaccagctgcagcagctccatttGCCGTCTCACTTTGTTTTCCGCCCTCTGTTTCTGTAGCTGTTTCGGGTACCTTTCCGAGGCTGGAATGTACCTTTTCTCAGGCTTCCTTATGTTCCAGTCAGGCCTCTTGCTGGATTTCTCTGAAGGtttaatttgtctttcttttcttgcataTAGTTCATATAGATCACTGTAAATGCCTCCAGTCTCTTTTCCTGAAGTCCTATTTTTATCTATattctgcatttccttctgGTATTTTTTGCTGCTAGAGGGTTCTTGATATTCTATGGAAATATCAGGAGACCCACAACACGCAGCTCTTTCCTCAGCAGATTCGGTACACGCTGAAATATTGAAGTCatctaaaaaatatatatatattttaagtcCAGGTCTAAAGCTTTTAGAATTACTTGTTTGACTTTTGTTTGCGTGTCAATCTACCATTGttaactttattaaaaatgtggTTGTTACAGttttataatgtttttttattcttttggatGTGGAAGACAATCAGGACCAGTAGAACCAAACTCAATACGGGGCAGGGGGGAACTGGAGAATGAAATCAAGTCACCGGAAAACAACATTTATGTAAAATGAAactatgttattttaaaatgtagaattCCAGAGTTATTGACAATGTTTCTGCCAATATTTTCAAGGATTTATCAGGAGCCCAGTCCCGCTCGATATCAAACCACGTTATGCAAACCTGTCAACACTCGCACTGAAGACAACTACAAACACGTGGTAATCGCAGCGAGTCATCACTGCACACAGGGTGACTTGAATCTGTAACTGGTAATTAACAGCTACAGGGAAATTAAGAGAATATGGTGCTATATCGTAATAGTCTTCCTTAATGTCCACCAAGAGTAAGTGAATCCGCGGGCTGCATACCTGTCTGCACAGCCGTGTCCTTCCGAGGAGAACGCTGCTGGGCCGCCTGGCTCTGAACGCCAGCAGGAAAACGATGACTCTGATGGGAAATGTCAGGATTACCATTTTCAAATTCTTTATCacctaaaaagaaataaggaaaattgTTCAATTTAGTGACGTATGTTCCATTTAAACCATTATATCAAGTTGTCAGGCTACTGTGGTTTAGAATTCAAAGCGAGACTGAGAACTGGGCTTCAGATCCCAATACTCGATCTTTCTCACTGCAAGTCTAATTGATAAGTCTCAACATTCCCTATACATTCCTGataatttctttatatttcttcctTAATGCAATACAGTATTTGAAGCTTACTAAAGTGCAGTATTCTCCATATGAGTTAACACTGGTATTTGTTTGGAAAGCTCTTTAAAtaagctgaaatgaaaagtgGTTCATGAAGCAAAGGGGCAAATTCTGCCCCGATGCAGAAGGGCAAACCAACCCAACGTCCCCACCGAGCATGAAAGACGCACACCTACCCCCACTGAGGTTCTTCTGCAGTCTGGAAATGTCGTGTCCCTTCTGCACCAAGTCTCGAATGCGCTGTTCTTGTTTTAATCTCTGCGCTAATTCTTGAGCTTTCTGCATTGCCTGATAAAGCTCATTTGTTTTAAGAGTCACgagttcctttaaaaaataatatatatatatatatattaatgtgACCATTTATTTTGAGACTAAAATTAATAGGATTATTTAATCTCCATGTAATTCTCAAGGTTTATGTGTATTCTTATTTTGAGTAAAGCCTTTTTGCTAAAAAAATCTCAACTAGTGGAGTAGATGCAATACACAACCTTCACGATTATAACAAAGAATTCAGAACCTCTGCTGTGCTAACAAAAAATGGATGtttctgcattatttaaaaCTACAATTCCATTTTTGCAGTTCTTATCCATTTCTGTTCCTGTAAAGGCCCTTGTCCAAAAAAAGATACCTGTTAAACTCGTACCGTGTTACAAGTTTATTACATGAAGGAACTGATTCTGGTTTCAAATGTCCAAGTTTCAGACAGTTTTAGTTTTCAAAATGATGAGGCAACACCATTTTGAAACTGAAGAACAAGAGCCATTTTCCTCAAAACCCATTACAGACCATCTGCactaaagaaaatgcaaaaaccCCACCTCCTTTTGTTTTTGCCTCAGCACATCTTCTTCAAACTGCTGCTGCAATTGTGCTTTCTCCCGTGCCAGGCgctcttcttcctcttgttCTTCCCAtcttctctgctcttcctccagctgcttcttCTTCCGTTTTTCCTCAACCTGAGCCATTATTGCCTTCTAGggataacagaaaacaaaggaaaattaaaagatACAACAATCAAGGTATCATAATCTATATATTCATATACTTCCACCATATGTGTATAATAATTGGATTTGGACAAATACATTAGAATAATCGagacattttctttccactttgtttcttttgatttctCACAAGAAAGGCAgctgccttcctttcttttcgAGAGAACCACCAGCCCACTAAAGCAGTTTGAAATACCCAGAGACAAACACAAGTAGCTTTTTATGGtttcaaaaatgcttttgttttttcttgtaaagaAATGGTGGTTCAGTCCTGTAAGCTGGTATTGCTAGCAAATAACAGCCTGACCAGAACAGGCTCATTACATTTGTACTAAGATTTCCTTACACTGCGCCAGAGAGATCGTCATGCAGCGGTACCTGCAGTTAGAGTGCCACACAAGTCACGTAAATGACAATAAAGTAGATTAAAGATGTGATAAAAATGTAAAGATTCATGGGGTGCGCAGCTGTAAACATCAGTTCTCCTGACAACAGCGgagactgaagaaaaagcacacaaaCCTACTAGAGCTCTAAAGAGTGCACTGTGCGTTTTTTGAGGCAATAATTCAGTTACAGAAATGCAATCATGTCTGTACAAGTATTAAAATGGTAGAGTCTTACTGAGTGAAATACCATTAAACAACTGGAAACGTGTAATCTGAAGCACTAAAGCACCTCACTGGATTCTCGTATTAAATCTCACGCTTTAGTCGTGACAACACTAcctttcatcctttcttctcattAAAATAGTGCCAGTAAACCAGAATTCTACCTGATGCTCCAACTGTTTCTGCCGCCGCCTGTCTCGCTCTTCAAGCTGGGCAGGGTCCAGGAGAGCTGTCATTGAACGCAGGAAACTAGGACGGACAAGCATGTAAGTGTTTTTAATCATAAGAAAATAATCATAAAGCCTTTCTTAGAATCAGTTAGATTGCAAGTAATAGTTTCATATTAAGGTTTTCCCATTGTATTAATTTACAATCATGAAACTCATTTCACTAAAGAACAAAGTAGTGTTATTTACAGTAGCTTTTAATAATGAACAATGGAAGCACTTGTGTATTTCAAAAGTGAAACGACAGGTGTttctggaaaaaagcaaaagccaaatGAATAAGATCCAAAGATGAGATTTAAAGaatcttattctttttttttttaaatttctgaggAAGCCTCAGAGATGTGCTGGCCCAGACCGTAATCCTTAGGAAGCTCACCCACCTGACTTTCTGACTGTGTTCCAAAGCACCAGTTTTAGcagctttttctgcatttcccaCCTTTGAGGGCATGAGGTTGCCTAAAGCTGCAGGTGAAAAAGGGTGAACAAAAGCAGTCAGCTCCTTAGGGCCAGGGGACAGGCAAAGGCTGTCAGGCTGCTCTGGGTACCTCCCGGGGAAGGGGTGCTGCGCGTTAGCACTAAGCTGGTTCTTTACAGAATCAAAATGCATTGCCCATCTGTCATGCTCTTCAGCCTAAATAAATATgaagcaacaacaacagaaaaggaaacGCGCTCAATTACACTGTTTCTGTAAGTATGGTTAATAAAACAGACAATACATATTCTGTAAAACAGGAACACTTGAAAAGTTCTGTTAATGTGGCTACAATACAGACAGTAGTTAAAGCCCTGaatgggaaaacagaaatattttcagggcCAGCCAATGAACAAACccttcacagctgtgttccCTTCACACTTAAAAAGCTCAATTTACAGAGGAAACTTGATGCCTCCAACAACTCAAGAAATGAAGAGGTTTCTGTTGTCTGCAGGTATGTGACTAACCCTAGCAACAAaggatttttggttttggggggtgggtAGGAAAGCTCTGTTCTACTATTACAAACTGTGGAATTAAAATGAAGGATTTCTGTCAAGAACTATGTAATTGCTGTAAATTCTTCAGTGGAGAGTAAAAACTGTAGCCTTTTAATCTAGAAGGCCACAGACAGTGAACATTCATATGTTTTGTTAACCACAATTCTTGTTAATTAATAATACAGAACACCCCACGGTTCTTATGCAATCCTGGGGTTAAAGCTGAGTACAGTAACTTAGAAATCTGGATTCTAGCAGTAGTGCAATCTCCCTGCACGTTCCTTTGCTTCAAAAGACGGTCTTTGAAAGAGTGTGACAGTATCAGGCTGTATAAGAATACAGACTGTTCCACTAACCTTAAAACTACTAATATAGTAGAAATAGTAACATGTAAGGGAAAGAAGTCAGCTTCTATAGGAAGAACCTCCAGGGGTAAAAGATACATTGACCAAGTTGGCCAATTGCGACAGTATTAAAAGTCTCTCCAGGTATCCCACCTGCAAAGCAATTGTAAGAGACCGACGTTCAACAGCCGGGAAAAAACAAAGGGTAAAAAAGGTAATGCTAATTTCTTCAATACTTTTTTGAGTGCAAGTGTTTAAAAGCCTTTCGTAAGATTGTACGTGTGTGCGTTTTATTTCTTGAGCGGGATGTGATCACCACTGTGATACACTGTAGTTGCCTATACTTGCCTTATCTCCTATATAGCAGTTATCTATAGAACATGTCTTTTTACAAAGTGTCTGGCCAGTGTCTCCACAACACCTTACAAACCCCAGAGCTTTCACACAATGGTGGGAAATAAACGAATATAGTAGTATCGgtgttttcctctctgcagcAAGCAGTCCAACACATCCCAGCAGATACGGTCTGTTCTCTGCTACCAAAATTCTGGAACAGCTGCTGTCTGAATGTTCAATCAGATTGTCCTATGGGCTTACAGTGAAAATCTGGATGTGCTACAAGTAGTTACACCTTTGTCCCTACTCCATTAGGTCTACAatttcatcttttatttcttagaacaaaaatggaaagaacAACTCATTCCAAAGAGTCCCTCTGAACCACAGGTACCTTTGATAAACTaagtttttcttctatttttcgtAGCTTagcttcttccttctgtttgtccAGCTCTTCAAGCCACTTTTTCTGTTGCTCGTGCTTCAAAGCACTAAAAGGTCGTTCCTGTGGCACAGCttcctgaaataaaagaagTGGTAGTCTCTTCCTTGGACAAAAGATTCAGTACCTCGTCTTGCCACATAATAGAGACTTGGCAGAAAACTCTGGCTTCAGGTGCTTGGTATAAGTGGCCAATTCTTCCAATGCATGGAAGTTTGTAACTGTAGCAAGTGTTTGACTGCTCCATAAAAATGCTTCAGTTGTTAGAAAGATGCTAAATAAGCCCATCTTTGAATACTATTCTAACTTGAGCCATCAGCTTCTCACTTCAAAAAACATGACTTATGTAATGAATAAAAATTGCCACCCTCTTGCTATGGTTCACTGCTCAGTCTGTGTTTCCAGTAGATTCAACATCATGATCTAATTAGTAGTGATTTGTCTCAAGTATATTCTACATAGTATCTGCTCTTCCTGTTTTTTAATGgatatctgtattttttaatgaactcTAGTGGCACTGAGAACTTTAAACACCACCTGATGAAAGCCACTCTTCAATTAGTGCCTACTAACAGTAACTCAGAAACTACTTCTTGAACCTTCTACcatcaacacatttttttaaagtcttataTTTGATAGGTTCCTGTTCTCTATTCATTTAATGCATACTCAAAAGCTAAATAACACTTCAGCTCACACCTCTAGTACTGTTCCTCACATAAGTCTTGAAAATGCTCACATCGCTATTTTGACAAACATTCAGACACAGTTCTCTACATAGAGTGAAAAGGTCTATACTGAATCCTCCTGACTTTAAAGAACTACTGAAGAGAATACATCTGTTGtcaaaaatcaggaaaaaaatgccgCACGCAATTTCAGATCTTACCCCTAAAACAAATGCTGTGAGGTTGGCAGCTGGAAAGTCCGAACTGAAATCTGCAGACTGCCCAGCTGGAGCACAGGAAACACTCAGTGGGCCCTGAGGAGCCTCTGTGGTGAAAGCAGCTGTACAGACAGAGTCTTCCCCAGGGGGAGTTACTGACTCAGCTGGAAACAACGTCTGCAAGTAAAGTGACAAGTCAGTTGTTTAAGATTTGATTTATTTAGTTCACCTGTTCTGTACTAAATAGCCTTCAACACCTGATAAACTTCTAGAAACTGCTATTCATTAAAACTTCAGTCAAAACTTGTAACCAAGCATCTCATATCCAGTATTTCTTAATTATGtagatgaaaataaattcttatgGGGCAGCCTGGTAACTATTCTAGGAATGTTGAATATGCCACAAAAAAGGCAATTTGCTGGAATAACTCATAGCATGTACAACCCTAACTTCTGTTTAGCAGTCATCAATTTCACTCATGAAGCAGTCTCATCTCATCTCTTTATCTGATGCTGTATTATCAGAGCGACAGctgactttttaaaaggcagtttAGAGTAAAAGTCAAATTGCTATGCTTATTATGTTAGCAAATACATGTGGGAGCTCATGAACAATGTAAATAATTGTATAACCAGGCATTACATTTGAGACTGTTCCTCAAAACAGAACTGGACAAGGTTTATACCTTTTAGCTAGGAACCAATGTGGCAAGACAGGAATGGATTGTTCATGCTACAGAGATCTTAATTTGTGAAGATAAAAAGTGCAGCAGTAGGTGTGAAACAGGGAGTTTCAGCAATTCATGCCACGAAAGTGCTTAAAGTGACCCCTAAGACTGGATTCATACAATAAAATCTTGTATGAATTAGAACAGCTCTGGACCAGGGCTGTGGAAGCTGTGTGCTCATTAGTTTTAATGGATAGCCTTACCTTATCTGGATCAAGCGTTTCCACCTTCTCTTTATGGGCTTTGTTATTGTGGGGTTTTGCCCAGAAACATCCCACCTCTCCCTCCAAAGTttccttcagtttctttttcagtgctACCTgttcatctttaaaaaaaaagaaaaccccacctCTAGTCAGAGTTCCTAATACACACATGGAgcaggttatttttttaaaaaaggcagcaaTGCACATCTCCCCTGTAATTTTGCTTGTGAAGTGGACTGCAAGAGTAAGTAACCATTGACTGACCAATCAGCCTAAACATGACACTGCTAAGAGGATGGCAGCCGACTCTCTGCCCAGAGATGTAAAAGTAATTGGGGAATGTCTGAGAAGACTACGAACACTGAAGGCTCAATGTCCCAGGGGAAGAGGGAAAGCTAAGAGAAATAACTAAGTATTTAAATTCTCTCCATTTTATTATACCAGGCTTGGACTACTGTAATATTATTAAATCCAACAGAGCTATACATGGGAGCCACTGACAATGCAGAATCAAACCCTGAAACCAGGCAGCCTGCGCCtgagtggaaaacaaaacactcctGCATGTGAATCCTAAAAAGCTTCATTTGCCAGAGAGAATTTACTACTGCGCTTTGATTTTATGACAGAGATGCCCCTTGGTTGGTGATGGGACAGGGCTGCaaactattttcattttgaattgcAATTTGATACATTCAGTCATGCTTGTAGATCAGGGTCACACTTTgcccattaaaacaaaacaagtttatttttttaatgacaatgGCTATCAACTACTGTCAGAATGTGATGACATCAGTGGCAAATAACTCCTACAATATGAAGCATAACTGAATATAGTTCTTGGATAATACTTATTTGGTTAAGAAGCATTTTTGCAAGAATTTATAGATAATCTTTGCATAAAATTTTGAAATTGAAGAATTTTAATCTGTCTGGGAAACTGGTAAAACTGTACTTTTCAATTTGTAGCAACTGCACCGAGTAAATTTAAAAGAGAGTAAGGAATACAAAATTTCTTGGCACTGAATGTaataaatttatgaaaaatatattctgtataTCGTAAGTACCTAATTCCTTCTTCCACTGGGTCTTTCTAAACTCTAGTAAGGctttctccccttctctttcACCCAAGGTACTAAACATGTCAGCAGGTTTCCAGGAATCCTTtctagagaaaagaagaaaaaaataatttgacctAAAACCCTAATCTGTCCATTTTAAAGATCACAAATCCTTATTGGAGATACAATTTTTGTAGATAATAACACAGATCTACATACGTAACTTTCTGTCCTGGCTGTGGATGTCCTTCTTGTTTCCTGCTTGAATCGGAGTTAGTTTCATCTGGAACAGGTGAAGCTTCACAAGGTTTGTGAAGCAATGTTATACTGTTTATCTCTGATGCCTCATTAGTAGCTGTGGTagaatacaaaaatatataaatatatatatgaccATGAAACTTTCTTCAGCATTGAGTAAATActttgaaaacagcagaaagttGCGAATTCCCCACTGCTTAACGAAACTGTTTTCAGCCCTGCTTGTATAGTTAAGGCACGTAAGTTAAAACTTCACAGGGCATTTTTAGAATGTCAGACTTAAAATAACACTTATCCTTGGCTAAGAGCTCAGAGTTTGGGACTCAGTTGCAGTGTGTCTTATTCTTGGTGGCAAAGAGCTGATCCATAATGGCAAACAGTATTTTGTCTGAGACCATTAAACATAAGAGTAACATCTCTGCAGCCTGCAAATAAACTTTAATTATGAACTCAAAGTTGAGCTTTCACAGTCTGCTCAGTTTCCATGAAATTAACGCAACTATCAGTATCTTACccatttcctcttgcttttcatTATGAGTCTCACAAATGCTTCTTGTTCCTTCTTTTATTGTCATCAATATCTGCTGAAGCTGTTCTTGTGTTAAACATGCCACACTTCTGAGGTCTTCAGCTGACACACGCGGGGTTTGAGGTTTCTGTTTACTTTTTGTAACAACATCAGGATTCTCTGAATCAGGACACCTGTTTGTGCTGCCTCTTTGGAAAATCAAAGAGTGATCTCTAGTTGTGGTTTCACGCGGGGAGTGTTTAGTAACTTGcagtttttcaccttttgttgTTGATAAGCTTGACTCACTCCTTGGTTTCGTTAAGTTTTCCTGCTTGTTACCAGCATTTTGTGTGGAATGCAGAACATGCCCAGTATTCCTTAGTCTCGGGGCCTGCTTAGGTGCTCTGGCTTTATTACCCATCTGTTAAAGCAACAGGATTTCACCACATATTAgctaaggaaataaaaattgcatgggtgacaaatgaaaacaagattgaagcaacaaagaagtgtcatttttcttctctgttacatcAGTAGCAACTAATGAAATATCTTAATGAGTACTGGGAATACTTTGGAAGAGAATACAGCATGcaaatttgaatattttaaaatgacaatatgaaaaacaagtttatatagcacaacatttaaaagaattaataaaCATTAACTGcctttctttggtgtttctgAATCCTGGCTTCAAACAGGTATGTTTTCAACATACAACCAATATTATTTCAATCTGGATTTTTTCCCAAGTTTTATCATTTTCAAAGTCCTTGGTGTACACTTGTAATTATTTCCTATGTTTCgaggctttttttctgctttctttcctgccCCAACTCATCACATTCTAGTTTACTTGGGACAGACAACCTATATGACTAAAGTGGAACTTAAACATGCTTCAGGTCCCTATTTTACCAGAATCCCTTTAAGGTCTCTGAAAGTTCTGATTTATGTGATTTCCTGTGCTGCTGTAACTTCTTGGAAAAGTAAATTAAAGCATTTTGCAAAGGTGAAAGTAGTCACCGAATTCTGAATTCATCCTTTTTAACAGCTGTTACAACCCtgagaaatatgtatttatctGTCATAAATATCATTGATTACAAGTATTTAGAGAGTTCAAATGTGTTCTCAAATTTCTGTGTTAACAAATTAACTAGTTAATTTGTGTGCTCAAAGAAAAGTCATTTTTGCACTTACCTTCGTTGCAGGTTTCGATTTATCTTTTgggaaacaaatacaaacacatGAGAGAGAAGTATTTAATCACAACTTTCTCCTGAAAGACAATCTTGAGAAGTTAGTAAACTGTCAtattaatctgatttttttttaaggctggGGGAAAGTAGATTCCTCAGAATATCTGCCCCAACTAGATCAGTTTACTTTTTTGTAATTTCGGTATACACGTTTAAAAAGTATGTTGGAAAAAAGACTGGACCTATTTCAGTAACTATTTCCAGTTTTATACAGATCTAACAAAATAATTGTGCCAGTCTGATCTTGCCctgtttttcattctgtttctcaGAGAGCCCTGTGGTAAtagcttatttttgtttgtttattgtgatttttcagtttgctttctgTCTCACATTCTTTTGGGATAGTCCCTGTATTCAACCCCATCTGACTACATGATGATGTCTGTCTCCACCATTGACAGCCTAAAGAAACAATACTTGTGGAATCACACTATCTATTATTGTTGCCCTGAAACTGTCTTGTCTTTCAACACAAATCCTAGAGGATG from Columba livia isolate bColLiv1 breed racing homer chromosome 10, bColLiv1.pat.W.v2, whole genome shotgun sequence carries:
- the CCDC66 gene encoding coiled-coil domain-containing protein 66 isoform X3, whose amino-acid sequence is MRGRLLSAMNLGDGLKLETEILDGKPRLILAASDKSKPATKMGNKARAPKQAPRLRNTGHVLHSTQNAGNKQENLTKPRSESSLSTTKGEKLQVTKHSPRETTTRDHSLIFQRGSTNRCPDSENPDVVTKSKQKPQTPRVSAEDLRSVACLTQEQLQQILMTIKEGTRSICETHNEKQEEMATNEASEINSITLLHKPCEASPVPDETNSDSSRKQEGHPQPGQKVTKDSWKPADMFSTLGEREGEKALLEFRKTQWKKELDEQVALKKKLKETLEGEVGCFWAKPHNNKAHKEKVETLDPDKTLFPAESVTPPGEDSVCTAAFTTEAPQGPLSVSCAPAGQSADFSSDFPAANLTAFVLGEAVPQERPFSALKHEQQKKWLEELDKQKEEAKLRKIEEKLSLSKAEEHDRWAMHFDSVKNQLSANAQHPFPGRYPEQPDSLCLSPGPKELTAFVHPFSPAALGNLMPSKVGNAEKAAKTGALEHSQKVSFLRSMTALLDPAQLEERDRRRQKQLEHQKAIMAQVEEKRKKKQLEEEQRRWEEQEEEERLAREKAQLQQQFEEDVLRQKQKEELVTLKTNELYQAMQKAQELAQRLKQEQRIRDLVQKGHDISRLQKNLSGGDKEFENGNPDISHQSHRFPAGVQSQAAQQRSPRKDTAVQTDDFNISACTESAEERAACCGSPDISIEYQEPSSSKKYQKEMQNIDKNRTSGKETGGIYSDLYELYARKERQIKPSEKSSKRPDWNIRKPEKRYIPASERYPKQLQKQRAENKVRRQMELLQLVERNAPGNLCPKKGGCSDPSPSPHQEINPKHKDQRVRKEEQVHKNHLKEERSESPPVPAVRNRSHPVQQHPIHAARFMAHNSAGRRERSPRAGRAPSPQFVPYVRTNEVYYLDPDAPVTRPSTHDPQHRPCNGSCQTPRQLCSSDHVPDPLLNPDVVKIRDRQQAILKGLSELRQ
- the CCDC66 gene encoding coiled-coil domain-containing protein 66 isoform X1 — protein: MRGRLLSAMNLGDGLKLETEILDGKPRLILAASDKSKPATKMGNKARAPKQAPRLRNTGHVLHSTQNAGNKQENLTKPRSESSLSTTKGEKLQVTKHSPRETTTRDHSLIFQRGSTNRCPDSENPDVVTKSKQKPQTPRVSAEDLRSVACLTQEQLQQILMTIKEGTRSICETHNEKQEEMATNEASEINSITLLHKPCEASPVPDETNSDSSRKQEGHPQPGQKVTKDSWKPADMFSTLGEREGEKALLEFRKTQWKKELDEQVALKKKLKETLEGEVGCFWAKPHNNKAHKEKVETLDPDKTLFPAESVTPPGEDSVCTAAFTTEAPQGPLSVSCAPAGQSADFSSDFPAANLTAFVLGEAVPQERPFSALKHEQQKKWLEELDKQKEEAKLRKIEEKLSLSKAEEHDRWAMHFDSVKNQLSANAQHPFPGRYPEQPDSLCLSPGPKELTAFVHPFSPAALGNLMPSKVGNAEKAAKTGALEHSQKVSFLRSMTALLDPAQLEERDRRRQKQLEHQKAIMAQVEEKRKKKQLEEEQRRWEEQEEEERLAREKAQLQQQFEEDVLRQKQKEELVTLKTNELYQAMQKAQELAQRLKQEQRIRDLVQKGHDISRLQKNLSGGDKEFENGNPDISHQSHRFPAGVQSQAAQQRSPRKDTAVQTDDFNISACTESAEERAACCGSPDISIEYQEPSSSKKYQKEMQNIDKNRTSGKETGGIYSDLYELYARKERQIKPSEKSSKRPDWNIRKPEKRYIPASERYPKQLQKQRAENKVRRQMELLQLVERNAPGNLCPKKGGCSDPSPSPHQEINPKHKDQRVRKEEQVHKNHLKEERSESPPVPAVRNRSHPVQQHPIHAARFMAHNSAGRRERSPRAGRAPSPQFVPYVRTNEVYYLDPDAPVTRPSTHDPQHRPCNGSCQTPRQLCSSDHVPDPLLNPDVVKIRDRQQAILKGLSELRQGLLQKQKELESALIPALAQDENFTSPF